The following proteins are co-located in the Apium graveolens cultivar Ventura chromosome 5, ASM990537v1, whole genome shotgun sequence genome:
- the LOC141660077 gene encoding uncharacterized protein LOC141660077 has translation MKQLCEDLHIKKGFSTVCHPQSNGQTEAINKIIKHTIKEKLEESKECWPEELPKVLWSYNTTPQTMTSESPFMLTHGCEAMLLVEIGAGSFRREIYDPNNNKLNHRLYLYLLEELHENSQLKLAAYHQRTRMYFDKKVRARP, from the coding sequence ATGAAGCAGTTGTGTGAGGACCTTCACATAAAGAAGGGGTTCTCGACAGTATGCCATCCACAAAGTAATGGTCAAACTGAGGCCATTAACAAGATTATAAAGCACACTATAAAGGAAAAGTTGGAGGAGAGCAAGGAATGTTGGCCAGAGGAGCTACCCAAGGTGTTATGGTCCTATAACACTACACCTCAAACAATGACAAGTGAATCTCCTTTTATGCTCACACACGGGTGTGAGGCAATGCTACTTGTAGAGATTGGGGCAGGTTCATTCAGAAGAGAGATTTATGATCCAAACAATAATAAACTTAACCATCGTTTGTACTTGTATCTGTTGGAAGAGTTACATGAGAATTCACAGTTAAAATTGGCAGCTTATCACCAGCGGACAAGGATGTATTTTGATAAGAAGGTTCGAGCTAGACCTTAA